In Syntrophorhabdaceae bacterium, the sequence GACTATATGCCATCGGCACTACCCAAGACCCCCTGCGCGCGACTTGCCGATCCGTCCACTCCTATGATATCCTTCTGCAACAACAGGAGGGAATGAATATTCATGAAATTTACCTATTACGGGGATCTGCTGGGCATCTCCGGCTATTACAGGCTCAATCCGAACGTGGCGAAGGATAAACTGAACCTCTTTTACGATATTACCTTCGAAAGCCTCTCGGAATATTGCCGCCGGAACGACCATGTCACGGTCGCAATGTTCAGCGATAGTCTGCTCCTCTATGGCGATGATATCCATGCCGCCCTGGAGCAGCTGCATTCCGTGTACGCGCGGTTAATCCACCAGGGGCTGCTCCTGAGGGGCGCCATCGTGAAAGGCGAGCTTCAATTTGAGCCTCGCCTCACTTTTGAGAATTATGAGAAAAGGCTGCCCCAGGACGACACCCTTGCAAGGGTAATGGGGCTCCAAAGCACCACGAAAGGTGCGCGGCTGTTGATCGAGAATCAACTCGCCGCGGAGCTGCTCGATCGATATCCCGAATGGCTTACCCAGGAAGGGTATGTCATGAGTTTCGGCAATACCCACTATGACAGCGTCCCCCAGGGTAGCATGCTCAGGAGGATATCGCCGACCCCGTCACAGGATACCTACGAATATCTCTATTTTTGGATCAACCCGGACCACAGGGCCTACCTGGGCCTGGACCATCCGGTCAGGGTCAGGGACCTGGAGATACTGAAGTCGATGACAAGTGAGTCCATCGGCCTACATTACAGGGAGACGATAGACCTCCTGAAACGATGCAAAATCCGCCAGAAAGTCACCGAAGAAAGACTGGGCTGCAAAATATCTCCCTAAGTTGCACGTTTAAAAGGACATAGCGCCTCTTCCCGAAAGATGAATAAATAATATTGCATTGACAATAGCCATTGCTATCCTTATACTTCTATTAGCAATCAATAATATCTATTGCTAACAACCAAAATTTGAGAAAGGAGCATGATACTATGAAAGTTAAACCATTGCAGGACCGGATTCTTATAAAGAGGATCGAGGAAGAAGCGAAGACGAAAGGGGGCATCATCATCCCCGACTCGGCAAAAGAAAAACCCCAGGAAGGTCTGGTCGTTGCAGTAGGCGACGGCAAGGTCCTTGACAACGGCCAGCGGGTCGCTCCCCAGGTCAAGGCAGGAGACAAGATCCTTTTCGGAAAATATTCCGGAACAGAGATCAAAGTTGACGGCGAAGAACATTTGATCGTAAGAGAAGACGACATTCTCGCGATCGTAGAAGGCTAGAAAGGAGGAAACAAAGATGGCAAAAGAAATATTATACGATCAGAAGGCGCGTGAGGCGCTTCTAAGGGGTGTGAATACACTCGCCGACGCAGTCAAAGTGACTCTCGGACCCAGAGGCAGAAACGTAATCCTCGAAAAATCTTTCGGTTCACCGAATGTGACAAAAGACGGCGTCACCGTGGCGAAAGAGATCGAGATCGAAGACAAGTTCGAGAACATGGGCGCCCAGATGCTTAAAGAAGTGGCAAGCAAGACAAGCGACGTGGCCGGCGACGGCACCACTACCGCCACCGTGCTCGCCCAGTCCATCTACAGGGAAGGGGCAAAGCTCGTGGCTGCAGGCAATAATCCCATGGAGCTGAAGAGGGGTATCGATAAGGCGGTTGAGGTCGTAATTGCAGAGCTCAAGAAGATCTCGAAACCGACGAAGGATCAGAAAGAGATCGCCCAGGTAGGCACCATCTCGGCGAACAATGACGATACCATCGGCAATATCATTGCCGAGGCCATGGCCAAGGTAGGCAAAGAAGGCGTGATCACCGTCGAGGAAGCGAAGAGCATGGAGACCACTCTCGATATCGTCGAGGGCATGCAGTTCGACAAGGGATACATCTCACCCTATTTCGTCACGAATCCCGAGAAAATGGAAGCCGTCCTCGACGAGCCCCTGATACTCATCAATGAGAAGAAAGTGAGCAGCATGAAAGACCTTCTCCCGATCCTGGAGCAGGTAGCCAAGATGGGAAGAACCCTGCTTATCATCTCCGAAGACGTGGAAGGCGAAGCCCTGGCCACACTCGTAGTCAATAAGCTGAGAGGGACCCTCAAGATCGCGGCCGTGAAAGCGCCCG encodes:
- the groES gene encoding co-chaperone GroES — its product is MKVKPLQDRILIKRIEEEAKTKGGIIIPDSAKEKPQEGLVVAVGDGKVLDNGQRVAPQVKAGDKILFGKYSGTEIKVDGEEHLIVREDDILAIVEG
- the groL gene encoding chaperonin GroEL (60 kDa chaperone family; promotes refolding of misfolded polypeptides especially under stressful conditions; forms two stacked rings of heptamers to form a barrel-shaped 14mer; ends can be capped by GroES; misfolded proteins enter the barrel where they are refolded when GroES binds) — encoded protein: MAKEILYDQKAREALLRGVNTLADAVKVTLGPRGRNVILEKSFGSPNVTKDGVTVAKEIEIEDKFENMGAQMLKEVASKTSDVAGDGTTTATVLAQSIYREGAKLVAAGNNPMELKRGIDKAVEVVIAELKKISKPTKDQKEIAQVGTISANNDDTIGNIIAEAMAKVGKEGVITVEEAKSMETTLDIVEGMQFDKGYISPYFVTNPEKMEAVLDEPLILINEKKVSSMKDLLPILEQVAKMGRTLLIISEDVEGEALATLVVNKLRGTLKIAAVKAPGFGDRRKAMLEDIAILTGGQLISEELGIKLETISVKDLGSAKRVVIDKDNTTIVDGAGDKKEIEARVRQIRAQIDETTSDYDREKLQERLAKLVGGVAVINVGAATESEMKEKKARVEDALNATKAAVEEGIIPGGGVAFLRCLPALDALQLEGERQFGVKIVKKALEDPIRWIAQNAGHDGSIIIEKVKNGKGGFGFDASKDVYVDDMQEAGIIDPTKVARTALQNAASVAGLLLTTDCMIAEKKEKGGGGMPGMPPGGMGGMGGMDGMY